The Eriocheir sinensis breed Jianghai 21 chromosome 21, ASM2467909v1, whole genome shotgun sequence genome includes a region encoding these proteins:
- the LOC127001543 gene encoding uncharacterized protein LOC127001543, whose product MYGKQVYISRPVSGEEQCASKPSVTNHFSSSAPLRSHETMAVIKVVFLVMAAVLVSASAATQKTQEAEEKENKGRFFINTYGMDGEDQTSLTVGYNNIILGGLLLAGLAAIVIFFTTRQNDYKELPQAYSEPAHYSAPAEETYAIHRHLKVASDKYDQ is encoded by the exons ATGTATGGTAAGCAGGTCTATATAAGCAGACCCGTCAGCGGAGAAGAGCAGTGTGCCAGCAAGCCTTCAGTAACTAACCACTTCAGCAGTTCCGCTCCGCTCCGGTCCCACGAAACAATGGCTGTCATCAAAG TAGTGTTCCTGGTCATGGCCGCGGTCCTCGTATCGGCATCAGCAGCAACACAGAAAACGCAAGAagccgaggagaaggagaacaagggacGCTTCTTCATAAACACGTACGGCATGGACGGCGAAGACCAAACGAGCTTGACGGTGGGATACAACAACATCATCCTCGGGGGCTTGTTGCTGGCTGGACTTGCTGCCATCGTCATCTTCTTCACCACAAGGCAAAACGACTACAAGGAACTCCCACAGGCCTACTCTGAGCCCGC GCACTACTCTGCGCCCGCCGAGGAAACGTACGCCATCCACCGCCACCTCAAGGTTGCCAGCGACAAATACGACCAATAG